AGGGGCGGCTGCGCGAGGCGTATGAGCTGTCGAACGCGACCTCGACGATGCCCGAGATCTGCGGCCGCATCTGCCCGCAGGATCGGCTGTGCGAGGGCAATTGCGTCATCGAATTCTCAGGCCATGGTGCGGTCACGATCGGCTCGGTCGAGAAGTTCATCACCGACACCGCCTGGGAAGAGGGCTGGGTCGAGCCGCTGGTGCCGGGGCCGGCGCGCGGCCAGTCGATCGGGGTGATCGGGGCGGGGCCGGCGGGGCTGTCGGCAGCCGAATATCTGCGCACCTTCGGCTACGAGGTGCATGTCTATGACCGGCACGATCGCGCCGGCGGGCTGCTGACCTATGGCATCCCCAGCTTCAAGCTCGAAAAGCCCGTCGTCATGCGCCGCGTCGAGCGGCTGAAGGCTGGCGGCATCGTGTTCCACGAAGGCTTCGAGGTCGGCCGCGACGCGACGATGGACGAACTGCGCTCGCGCCACGACGCGCTGCTGGTCGCGACCGGGGTGTACAAGGCGCGCGCGATCAAGGCACCGGGGATCGGCAGCGAAGGCGTCGTCGAGGCGCTCGACTATCTGATCGCGTCGAACCGCAAGAGCTTCGGCGACACGGTTCCCGCCTGGGACGGTGGCAGCCTGAACGCGCAGGGCAAGCATGTCGTCGTCATCGGCGGCGGCGATACCGCGATGGATTGCGTGCGCACCGCGATCCGCCAGGGCGCGGCATCGGTGAAGTGCCTCTATCGCCGCGACCGCGCCAACATGCCCGGCAGCCAGCGCGAAGTCGCCAATGCCGAGGAAGAAGGCGCCGAATTCGTCTGGCTCTCGGCCCCCGAAGCCTTCGAGGCCGCGGTCGAGGGCCGCGTCTCGGGCGTCCGCGCGACGCGGATGCGGCTGGGCGCGCCCGATGCCTCGGGCCGGCGGACCCCCGAGCCCGACCCCGGCAACGAGATGGTGCTCCAGGCCGATCTGGTGGTGAAGGCGCTCGGCTTCGATCCCGAGGACCTTCCCGCGATGTTCGGCGCGCCCGAATTGGGCGTCAACCGCTGGGGTACGATCCGCGTCGACAACAAGACGATGATGACCAGCCTCGAGGGCGTGTTCGCCGCGGGCGACATCGTGCGTGGCGCGAGCCTGGTGGTGTGGGCGATCCGCGACGGCCGCGACGTGAGCGACCGGATGCATGCCTGGCTCAAGGCAAAGGCGGCGCGCGAGCGGGTGGCGGCGTGAGGCTGGAGCCCGAAGAGGTTCGCGCGATTAAGGAATGTGCGCGCGATGCTTTTGGCGAAAACGTCGTGGTGCGCCTGTTTGGCAGTCGCGTCCGCGATGACGAGCGCGGCGGCGATATCGACCTGCATGTCGAAGTCGATCCTTTGGACGACCAGTGGCGAGCGCGCGGTGTTTTCGAAGATCGACTTCTTCGCCGAATCGAGCCTCAAAAGGTCGACCTCATCATCAGTGAACGTGGAAGAACGCCCCGCGGCTTCGAGAGGATTGCCTATCGCGACGGTGTCGTCTTGTGACGCCTGAGCAGGAAATCATCTTCGACCTCTTGGAGGCTGCGCGTGCGCTGGTGAAATCTTCCAGCGAAGCTCTCGATCTTCTTGGCTCACCTCCCGCTAGCGCAGACAATTTTGCAGCGATGACGACGATCCAGCGTATCACCACGACTGCGCTGCTGAAGCAGTTCGAGCAACTAGAAGGAACGTTGCATGGTTTGTTCAGGGCGATCCTTCGCGCGCTGGGAGTGCGCTTAAAAGGCCTGTATCCGCTTGATATCGCCAACCGAATGGCCGAACTCGACGTTCTCGACGACCCGCCACGGTGGGTCGCCATTGTGAAGTTGCGCAACAACCTTGCGCATGATTATCCGCCCGAAACTGGCGATAGATACGAACGCTTCCTCGAAGCCTATGCATCGTTTGCGTATATGTTCGATGCGACTCAACGCGTCGAACGCGTTATTCAAGAGCGTCACTTGCTGGACGAAGAGCAATGAGCGGCGTTCCGGCGGCCTTTGCCCAATCATTCGAGCCATACAGATCCCGTTTGCATACCAAGGTAGGCGCAATCGGAAACCAGTTCATAGCTAATGAAGAGCCGAAACGATGATCGACCAACGCGCTCGCCTCGCTGCCGAAGGCATGTATCGCCCTGAATTTGAGGGCGATGCCTGCGGCGTCGGGCTCGTCGCCGCCACCGATGGCAAGCCGTCGCGCCGCGTCGTCCAGTCGGCGATCGATGCGCTGAAAGCGGTGTGGCATCGCGGCGCAGTCGATGCCGATGGCATGACCGGCGACGGCGCGGGCGTGCATGTCGATCTGCCGCTGCGCTTTTTCGACGATGCCGTCGTCGCCTCGGGGCACAAGGTCCGGCCCAACCGGCTCGCGGTCGGCATGATCTTCCTCCCGCGAACCGATCTCGGCGCACAGGAAACCTGCCGCACGATCGTCGAGAGCGTCATCATCGATGCCGGCTACACCATCTATGGCTGGCGGCAGGTGCCCGTCGACGTGTCGGTGATCGGCATGAAGGCGCAGGCGACCCGGCCCGAGATCGAGCAGATCATGATCGCCGGCCCGATGCCAGACGAGGCTGACGCCGCGGAGTTCGAGAAGAACCTGTATCTGGTCCGCCGGCGGATCGAACGGCAGGTGATCGCCGCGCAGATCAGCGGCTTCTACATCTGCTCGCTCAGCTGCCGCTCGATCATCTACAAGGGGCTGTTCCTCGCCGAGAGCCTGTCGCTCTTCTACCCCGACCTGCTCGACGAACGCTTCGAAAGCCGCGTCGCGATCTTCCATCAGCGGTATTCGACCAACACCTTCCCGCAATGGTGGCTGGCGCAGCCCTTCCGCTGCCTGGCGCACAATGGCGAGATCAACACGATCCGCGGCAACAAGAACTGGATGCTCAGCCACGAGATCAAGATGGCGAGCATCGCGTTCGGCGAGCATTCGGAAGACATCAAGCCGGTGATCCCCGCGGGCGCGTCGGACACCGCCGCGCTCGATGCGACGTTCGAGGCGATCTGCCGCTCGGGCCGCGACGCGCCCACCGCCAAGCTGATGCTGGTGCCCGAGGCCTGGCAGGGCCGCAGCGACCTGCCGACCGCGCATGCCGATATGTATTCGTATCTCGCAAGCGTGATGGAGCCGTGGGACGGCCCCGCCGCGCTCGCGATGACCGACGGGCGCTGGGCGGTGGCGGGGCTCGACCGCAACGCGCTGCGACCTTTGCGCTACACGCGCACCTCGGACGGGTTGCTGATCGTCGGATCGGAGACCGGGATGGTGCCGGTGCCCGAATCCTCGGTGCTCGAAAAGGGCAGGCTCGGGCCGGGCGAGATGATCGCGGTCGACCTCGACGCCGGCGTGCTGTTCCACGATCGCGAGATCAAGGACCGGATCGCCGCCGAGCATGATTATGCCGAGATGATCGGCGGCTATCTCTCGATCGAAGACCTGCCCGACGTTCCCGCCAGCGCCTGCCGCTATGATCGCGCCGAGCTGGCACGGCGGCAGGTCGCAGCGGGCCAGACGCTCGAGGACATGGAGCTCATCCTCGCGCCGATGGTCGAGATGAGCAAGGAAGCGATCGGCTCGATGGGCGACGATACCCCGCTCGCGGTGATCAGCGACAAGCCGCGCCTGATCAGCCATTTCTTCCGCCAGAATTTCAGCCAGGTCACCAACCCGCCGATCGATCCGTTGCGCGAACGCTATGTGATGTCGCTCAAGACGCGGTTCGGCAATCTCGCCAACATCCTCGATGTCGAGGCGGCGCGCGGGCGCGTGCTGGTGCTCGAATCGCCGGTGCTCACCTGCGCCGAATGGGATCGGCTGAAGGCGCATTTCGGCGGGCTGTCGGCGACGATCGACTGCACCTTCTCGCCCGCCAGCGGCCCCGATTCGCTGCGCACCGCGATCGCGAGCATCCGCGCGCAGGCCGAACAGGCGGTGCGCGAGGGCAAGACCGAATTGTTCCTGACCGACGAGGCGGTGTGCGAGGATCGCGTCGCGATCCCCGGCGTGCTCGCGACCGCGGCGGTGCATACGCATCTCGTCCGGCGGGGCTTGCGCTCCTATGCCAGCGTCAACGTCCGCGTGTCCGAATGCCTCGACACGCATTATTATGCGGTGCTGATCGGTGTCGGCGCGACGACGGTGAACGCCTATCTCACCGAAGCCGCGATCGCCGACCGCCAGGCGCGCGGGCTGTTCGGCGACCTGTCGCTCGACCAGTGCCTGGCGCGGCATCGCACCGCGATCGACGAGGGTCTGCTCAAGATCATGTCGAAGATGGGGATCGCGGTGATCTCCAGCTATCGCGGCGGCTATAATTTCGAAGCGGTAGGCTTGAGCCGCGCGCTGGTCGCCGATCTGTTCCCCGGCATGCCCGCCAAGATCTCGGGCGAGGGCTATGCCTCGCTCTACGTCAACGCGACCGAGCGGCACGAAGCGGCGTTCGATCGCGCGGTGACGACGCTGCCGATCGGCGGCTTCTATCGCCAGCGCCATTCGGGCGAGACGCATGCCTATTCGGCGCAGCTGATGCACCTGCTGCAGACCGCGGTCGGCAATGACAGCTTCTCGACCTATATGCAGTTTTCGCGCGGGGTGCGCGATTTGCCGCCGGTGTATCTGCGCGACCTGCTCGAGTTCAATTTCCCGCGCGAGGGAATCGCGATCGAGCAGGTCGAGGCGATCACCGAGATCCGCAAGCGCTTCGTCACGCCGGGCATGTCGTTGGGCGCGCTCAGCCCCGAGGCGCACGAGACGCTGGCGATCGCGATGAACCGCATCGGCGCCAAGGCGGTGTCGGGCGAGGGCGGCGAGGACAAGCTGCGCTACACCCCCTATGCCAATGGCGACAACGCCAATTCGGGGGTTAAGCAGATCGCCAGCGGGCGCTTCGGCGTGACCGCCGAATATCTCAACGCCTGCGACGAGATCGAGATCAAGGTGGCGCAGGGTGCCAAGCCCGGCGAGGGCGGGCAATTGCCCGGCTTCAAGGTGACCGAGTTCATCGCCAAGCTTCGCCACGCGACGCCCGGCGTCACGCTGATCAGCCCGCCGCCGCACCACGACATCTATTCGATCGAGGATCTGGCGCAGCTGATCTATGATCTCAAGCAGATCAATCCGCGTGCGCGGGTTTGCGTGAAGCTGGTGTCGTCTGCTGGAATCGGCACCGTCGCGGCGGGGGTGGCCAAGGCGCATGCCGACGTCATCCTGATCTCCGGCCATGTCGGCGGCACCGGCGCGTCCCCGCAGACCAGCATCAAATATGCCGGCACGCCGTGGGAAATGGGGCTTTCCGAGGTCAACCAGACGCTGACGCTCAACGGCTTGCGCGGGCGGGTGACGCTGCGCACCGATGGCGGGCTCAAGACCGGGCGCGACATCGTGATCGCGGCGATCCTGGGGGCCGAGGAATTCGGCATCGGTACATTGAGCCTGGTGGCGATGGGCTGCATCATGGTGCGCCAATGCCATTCGAACACCTGCCCCGTCGGCGTGTGCACGCAGGATGAAAAGATGCGCGCCAAGTTCACCGGCACGCCCGAAAAGGTCATCAACCTGATGACCTTCATCGCCGAGGAAGTGCGCGAAATCCTCGCGCGGCTGGGGGTGAAGACGCTCAACGATCTGGTCGGGCGCACCGAATTCCTGCGCCAGGTGAGCCGCGGGGCCGAGCATCTCGACGATCTCGACCTCAACCCGATCCTGGCCAAGGTCGACGCTACCGATGCCGAGCGGCGCTTCAGCCTCAGTACCTTCCGCAACGCGGTGCCCGACAGCCTCGATGCGCAGATGATCAAGGACGCCGCCGCGGTGTTCTCGCGCGGCGAGAAGATGCAGTTGACCTATTCGGTGCGCAACACCCACCGTGCGGTCGGCACCCGGCTGTCGAGCGAGATCACGCGCACCTTCGGCATGTCGAAGCTCGCTGACGGGCATGTCCATGTCCGGCTGCGCGGCAGCGCGGGCCAGTCGCTCGGCGCGTTCCTGTGCAAGGGCGTGACGCTCGAAGTGTTCGGCGATGCCAACGACTATGTCGGCAAGGGGCTGTCGGGGGGGCGGATCGTGGTGCGGCCGATGGTGTCGTCGCCGCTGCTGTCGCAGGACAACACGATCCTGGGAAACACCGTGCTGTACGGTGCGACCAGCGGCCGCCTGCTCGCGGCGGGGCAGGCGGGCGAGCGCTTCGCGGTGCGCAATTCGGGCGCCGAAGTGGTGGTCGAGGGCTGCGGCGCGAATGGCTGCGAATACATGACCGGCGGCATCGCGGTGGTGCTCGGCAAGGTCGGGCATAATTTCGGTGCGGGCATGACCGGGGGAATGGCGTTCATCTACGACCCTGAAGACCGCTTCGCCGAGCGCGCCAATCCCGAGAGCATCGTGTGGAACCGCCTGTCATCGGCGCATTGGGAGGGCGTGTTGCGCGACCTGATCGCCGCGCATCACGATGCCACCGACAGCAAATGGTCGGGCGGGCTGCTCGACGATTGGGACCGGGTGCGCGGGCATTTCTGGCAGGTGGTGCCGAAGGAAATGCTCGATCGGCTGGCAGTGCCGATCGACGATCGCAGTGCGCCCGAACTGGTGGCGGCGGAATAACCCTCAGGCGGCAACGCGGCGGCGGTGGGTCAGCCACCCCGCCGCCGCGAACAGTGCCAGCGGCGGCCAGCCGCCGTCGGTGACCGCCAGATAGGCGACCGCAATGCCTGCTACCGCGATCGCGGTCACCGCGAGCATGAGTCGATCGAAGAGGTGTGCCGCGATCGCCGCGCCGATGCCGAGCGCCGCCAGCGCATTCAGCCCAAGCCACAGATAAGAAGCGCTGCTGCCGATCGACCCGGCAAACGGCAGCTTGATCGTCGCATAGCCGCGCATGCCGTTGGGGAAGCAATCGGCGGCAAGATGAAGGCCGATGCCGATCGCCAGCCCCGCGACCACCCCGCGCAGCCGCGGATGATAGGCGAGCAGCAGCAACGGTAGAATGCTGTGCGTCAGCCCGCTGCGGTGATCGAGCGGCAGGAAGAAGTCGACATCGGGAAAGGTGGTGCCGGCGACCATCGCCAACACCAATGCGCAGGCATTGGCTATTCGATGGCGCGACAACATCACCACCGCGACGGCGGCCGCCAGCCACAGGATCGTCATTCGCGTTCCATTCGTATCTAGCCCTTCCACCCGACGCTTCGCGCTCCTAACACCGGGGACATGTGGCAACTCTACCAATTCCCCTTGTGTCCCTTCTCGCGCAAGGTGCGCCTCCTGCTGGCCGAAAAGGGCGTAGGCTATGACCCGGTGCGCGAATCGCCCTGGCTGAGGCGCGACGAGTTTCTCGACATGAACCCCGCCGGGCAGACCCCGGTGATGGTGCACAACGAGCGCCCGGGCCGACCGATGATCGATTCGATGGCGATCTGCGAATATTTCGAGGAAACCGTCGAAAAGAGCGCGATGATCAACGGCACCGCCGCCGACCGTGCCGAAATTCGCCGGCTGGTGACCTGGTTCGACACCCAATTCTATCGCGACATCACCGCGCCCCTGCTCAAGGAGCGGATGGAAAAGCGGCTGGTGCTGCGCGAATCGCCCGATGCCGGGCGGCTGCGCGAGGCGATGAAGGCCGCGGTGTCGCACCTCGATTACATCGATTACCTGCTCGACCATCGCAAATGGATCGCCGGATCGACGATCAGCCTCGCCGATCTGGCGGCGGCGGCGCAGATTTCGATCGCCGATTATCTGGGCGGGATCGACTGGAAGAGCCACGAACAGACCAAGCGCTGGTATGTCGGCATGAAGAGCCGCCCGAGCTTTCGCCCGCTGCTCGCCGAGCGGATGGAAGTCGTCAGCCCGCACGCCGATTACGAGAAACTCGACCTGTAAGGAGGGAAGGGCGATGCTCGAACATGTTCCCCGCTGGCTCGGCAAGGCGCTGAGCGGCCTGCGCGCGGGCCAGGACAAGCTGGCGATCGCGCACGCCGAACTCGGCAGCTTCGAATCGATCCGCCTAGCAAGCCCCGCCTTCGCCAATGGCGCGCGGCTGCCCGAGCGCTT
The genomic region above belongs to Sphingomonas qomolangmaensis and contains:
- a CDS encoding metal-dependent hydrolase; amino-acid sequence: MTILWLAAAVAVVMLSRHRIANACALVLAMVAGTTFPDVDFFLPLDHRSGLTHSILPLLLLAYHPRLRGVVAGLAIGIGLHLAADCFPNGMRGYATIKLPFAGSIGSSASYLWLGLNALAALGIGAAIAAHLFDRLMLAVTAIAVAGIAVAYLAVTDGGWPPLALFAAAGWLTHRRRVAA
- a CDS encoding nucleotidyltransferase domain-containing protein, coding for MRLEPEEVRAIKECARDAFGENVVVRLFGSRVRDDERGGDIDLHVEVDPLDDQWRARGVFEDRLLRRIEPQKVDLIISERGRTPRGFERIAYRDGVVL
- a CDS encoding NAD(P)-dependent oxidoreductase, yielding MATGSTLKFVGIDQAYPAKRDADARNKDFQEIADRFAVPKAEEQAGRCSQCGVPYCSVHCPLHNHIPDWLRLTAEGRLREAYELSNATSTMPEICGRICPQDRLCEGNCVIEFSGHGAVTIGSVEKFITDTAWEEGWVEPLVPGPARGQSIGVIGAGPAGLSAAEYLRTFGYEVHVYDRHDRAGGLLTYGIPSFKLEKPVVMRRVERLKAGGIVFHEGFEVGRDATMDELRSRHDALLVATGVYKARAIKAPGIGSEGVVEALDYLIASNRKSFGDTVPAWDGGSLNAQGKHVVVIGGGDTAMDCVRTAIRQGAASVKCLYRRDRANMPGSQREVANAEEEGAEFVWLSAPEAFEAAVEGRVSGVRATRMRLGAPDASGRRTPEPDPGNEMVLQADLVVKALGFDPEDLPAMFGAPELGVNRWGTIRVDNKTMMTSLEGVFAAGDIVRGASLVVWAIRDGRDVSDRMHAWLKAKAARERVAA
- a CDS encoding glutathione S-transferase family protein; this encodes MWQLYQFPLCPFSRKVRLLLAEKGVGYDPVRESPWLRRDEFLDMNPAGQTPVMVHNERPGRPMIDSMAICEYFEETVEKSAMINGTAADRAEIRRLVTWFDTQFYRDITAPLLKERMEKRLVLRESPDAGRLREAMKAAVSHLDYIDYLLDHRKWIAGSTISLADLAAAAQISIADYLGGIDWKSHEQTKRWYVGMKSRPSFRPLLAERMEVVSPHADYEKLDL
- the gltB gene encoding glutamate synthase large subunit, which encodes MIDQRARLAAEGMYRPEFEGDACGVGLVAATDGKPSRRVVQSAIDALKAVWHRGAVDADGMTGDGAGVHVDLPLRFFDDAVVASGHKVRPNRLAVGMIFLPRTDLGAQETCRTIVESVIIDAGYTIYGWRQVPVDVSVIGMKAQATRPEIEQIMIAGPMPDEADAAEFEKNLYLVRRRIERQVIAAQISGFYICSLSCRSIIYKGLFLAESLSLFYPDLLDERFESRVAIFHQRYSTNTFPQWWLAQPFRCLAHNGEINTIRGNKNWMLSHEIKMASIAFGEHSEDIKPVIPAGASDTAALDATFEAICRSGRDAPTAKLMLVPEAWQGRSDLPTAHADMYSYLASVMEPWDGPAALAMTDGRWAVAGLDRNALRPLRYTRTSDGLLIVGSETGMVPVPESSVLEKGRLGPGEMIAVDLDAGVLFHDREIKDRIAAEHDYAEMIGGYLSIEDLPDVPASACRYDRAELARRQVAAGQTLEDMELILAPMVEMSKEAIGSMGDDTPLAVISDKPRLISHFFRQNFSQVTNPPIDPLRERYVMSLKTRFGNLANILDVEAARGRVLVLESPVLTCAEWDRLKAHFGGLSATIDCTFSPASGPDSLRTAIASIRAQAEQAVREGKTELFLTDEAVCEDRVAIPGVLATAAVHTHLVRRGLRSYASVNVRVSECLDTHYYAVLIGVGATTVNAYLTEAAIADRQARGLFGDLSLDQCLARHRTAIDEGLLKIMSKMGIAVISSYRGGYNFEAVGLSRALVADLFPGMPAKISGEGYASLYVNATERHEAAFDRAVTTLPIGGFYRQRHSGETHAYSAQLMHLLQTAVGNDSFSTYMQFSRGVRDLPPVYLRDLLEFNFPREGIAIEQVEAITEIRKRFVTPGMSLGALSPEAHETLAIAMNRIGAKAVSGEGGEDKLRYTPYANGDNANSGVKQIASGRFGVTAEYLNACDEIEIKVAQGAKPGEGGQLPGFKVTEFIAKLRHATPGVTLISPPPHHDIYSIEDLAQLIYDLKQINPRARVCVKLVSSAGIGTVAAGVAKAHADVILISGHVGGTGASPQTSIKYAGTPWEMGLSEVNQTLTLNGLRGRVTLRTDGGLKTGRDIVIAAILGAEEFGIGTLSLVAMGCIMVRQCHSNTCPVGVCTQDEKMRAKFTGTPEKVINLMTFIAEEVREILARLGVKTLNDLVGRTEFLRQVSRGAEHLDDLDLNPILAKVDATDAERRFSLSTFRNAVPDSLDAQMIKDAAAVFSRGEKMQLTYSVRNTHRAVGTRLSSEITRTFGMSKLADGHVHVRLRGSAGQSLGAFLCKGVTLEVFGDANDYVGKGLSGGRIVVRPMVSSPLLSQDNTILGNTVLYGATSGRLLAAGQAGERFAVRNSGAEVVVEGCGANGCEYMTGGIAVVLGKVGHNFGAGMTGGMAFIYDPEDRFAERANPESIVWNRLSSAHWEGVLRDLIAAHHDATDSKWSGGLLDDWDRVRGHFWQVVPKEMLDRLAVPIDDRSAPELVAAE